The genome window attaatattgaatttctaTGGGTTCCCTCCCACAGAGGAATTGCTGGAAATGAGAGGGCGGATACAGCCTCTAGAGGACCACCAGATGAGGATCATAAGGACATCATAAAAGTGCCATTTACAGACCTCTTTTTGACTGTCAAAGATGAAATGTTTGAGCTATGGAAAAGAATCTGGAATATAGTAAAGACTAAAGGTTAATAAGGGTAAATTGTACAGTGACATaaagaaagatttttcaatCCCATGGTATTACACTGTACAGTTTGAATCAAGAAAATTCATATCAGTAATAACAAGGATGAGATTTGGACATTGCTTGGTCCCCTCCCACCTccataaattaagaattttagatGATGCAAAATGCCCTAAATTCTTAGAAAATGATGCTGACCTCAAACATATAATCTTTGATTGCAAAGTACTAGGTCTGGACAGAATTTTACTCTGCtctgaaatagataaaatttgtaaagatgAAGATATAAGTGTACCCCGCCGCCCAGAAGATTTACTGTCTAATTACAATTTCTTCAAATGTTTCCGCTCGCTTCACCTTGGATACTGTAGTATCCAAGATCATTTTTAAGTCGCTACACCGGGCGCGAGGCGCTGTGGCCCGTTAATGCACCGCGTCTACGGGCAGTCGCCGTGCCCGCGTTGCGAATGCAACGAAATCAACAAATTTTGACCTAAATCTTGAGCAGACACGATTgatcttatatttattttgctcACAATTTATAAGGCTACATATGAATTAACTTTTTCAGCCTTAATTATTGccgatataatttttattaggcTACAAAGTTAACAATTCATAGAAATTTCCACCATTCTTGATTTAAATTGATTTAATACGAATGTGGTAGCATTGAACTACACGTTTTTAGTCTTTTATATATCTCATgtgtatatttataaataatgtattattttaaataatgtaaaaaaacaagtcgtattttatatatttattaaattatggaGTTTTGATTTCGACCTATGTTTCGCTCACCCGCAGTAGCAGACCAAATTTGAAAGTAACGTTTTGATCGCTTCTTGAATTATTGGTACtgtttatagataaaaaatataggaaatctctgaaacttgatacatttcttGATATTTCTGTGTAAAAATATCGTtgatagaataatataataacagaaAAAAGACATCTGAAAGTAACAGTGCTTGCTCGAAAGAATGCTTCCGCCATTGCTCTTCTTTACGACATCTGTACGGTTGACTTTTATATGATGGCAACTTTAGTAAGTAAGTTATTGGAAACTAAAGTATATCTTCTAGCCAAAGAAATGCTAAAATATACCCTACGAACATTATAAAAAGgagtaaaatcattaaaatgtgTCCTCTCGTAACTGGGTACTGTAGTGTCCATAGATAattaaggtcccgttttttccctttgggtacggaaccctaaaaataactcTAATAATCTAAATAGACACAAACTACGTACCTACAAATTATTCTGAACTCAGTGCGTACTGGCTTTagctaaatactttatattcaTCGTGGGTACTGGGGTGTCCAAACTAGTAAGGTTTTGAACAGTTGGATTTAAAAAGTGTAATCCTACATTATAATGTGAGTTTTAAGGACAAAAAGCATGTATAGCGTCTCCATGCTTCTTACAGTATCCAATTCATGCTGTACTTTAAtcaaaatgataataaatagctaagcaaaaacaaaaaaatgttcacCCATCTGCCTGAGGCGGAAGGCAGTAcagttttatttcaaaaaactTGGGTGATTTTGCAGGTATTAATGGAATTTTGTTCACAAATTTATCAGCGAACATGTAGGCACTATCAGGTATAATTCGACTTACCAATTACTTGGATATTTCACAACTTCTTTTACAAAAACAATTGCACATAGGTGGACAAATTGCCTCGTGGCGAACGCCCGACTTTGAAATGAAATAAGTCATTCACatttcgacgggtgcaaagtaaaaaaagtcatctgcaattttgagtttttcgtttttttgtagaaactagcttaaaatatcatgttctacaacataccaaaaacaaaaattcaaatatcaccttatttttggtacttttgtcacgtaaaagaagacatctactcttgttttgtgaaattgcacgatgtagatgcggataactaccgctggtcgtctatacgcgggacgcgcgggggtcatgttatgcggcataagcggctatctgccatatagctttttctacgttgcgattgtgatttagatgtctcaatttacttttgcaaattagtattgtttattatgtttatgagtacctatttatgttaattcttattgttagctatattaattgacttctaatttgttactgttattttttactgttttttcatgttcagaaagtccaaaacgactttttaaagaagttgaaagtttccagaacataagtgatagatttatcgagcaaaatactgtgttgcccgatgaaattattgaacatcttatagaaaaccttgatgtgtcaccgatgaagacaaatgaatataagttaactttgtaagataagtccccatgatctgaatactctaggccagtcacaccagttcactctcagtctgaaatataaaatgattttgaaaatttgtcgatctcagcaaattaacaaatacgccaacaccctcagaatacagttcatcacttcaagtccgccgcgtccattatcagtattagatcaaaatattatatattcttttttattaaacagatactttgatctcatataatctatgacctgcttgagtttattaactcaagcaggccatcgagtatattgtccctctcaaactttaaatcttctatagacaacaccattgatgcttcttcggcagtggaggcatcaagtgaatgttctacgccttcctcgttaaacggtagaaaaagacgtcagttaaatattgatctaaagaaaaggcgattgagaaataaagacacgtgtattgatacgagacgtaaattacgacaaaatttaggtaaacaattacatcagtccagaaatggtaaattgcaacctgcgtaacatcatatcccggcatttgcaagttctcgcgaagtttttctatttacttatctttgaccggttttgggatctctgtgatcacgagaagcaattgagaaatcgttgaaataaaatttcattttgtgttctgaaaaatcgtatgcacccctccgatggtgtaaaacgtccggcgatgcttatgatgttataatgaacccatcatgcttacaagtgccaagtacaaagacttaataagcctctgcctaaattataataatttacaacatagttcctgtactgataatgatactgaataatttttaaattagtttaaaataattaaagtattgacacagaatttcatttttgttgtgagaaaatacgatttttatgaaagtaaatgaatgattcctaagtatatccatactaatattataaatgggaaaatatgtttatttatttatttgtttgtttgtccttccttcacgctctaacgaagaaacaaatcgtattgttttttggcataaacttaattgaaaggatgaaaagtaacataggctacttttggtcttggaaaaacatcatgtttctaagggagcttacgggaatatttgcaatttacgcgattttcaaattccacgcgagcgaagccgcgagcaaaagctagtatttcatattttaacttccttctaaatcgtgtaccttgcaccgaatcgacaacgtagaaaaagatatctacgcaattatgttctgaacttggtgtgtttaagatgtaaaacgtttaactacatattttaataatataacttacttttaataataattttaataatataaagtatagttactgataaaaatagttactgataatcgtactagtaatcggtaaaaatactttaataaatataatttttaattcccacgtagaaacgaccaagtggtagttaactcagttgtcatattttcaagcgcaatgtagatgcagacaactacaatatctcgtaaattaaacataattagaagaaattaaatatacatgtggattcattaataaataatgaaacaatgatgaaaatttcaataaatttgatcggaaattgacaaaatgggagcattttttcctattatgcgctctcctgaaaagttgctgttttgtagatgactctttttactttgcacccgtcgatttgTATGAATCGTAGCGACATCTAGGTGAAAAGTATGATAAAATTTAGCGAGAAAAGGATGGATGTTTGTACTAGACGTATTTTTTACGTGTTTAAGCAGGAGAGATATATTTTTCGGCGTTCTACTTCTTGGTCACTCTAGTGTCCAAGGTGAAGCGACGGACAAATGATCTTGGGTACTACAGTATCCAAAGTGAAGCCACTGGTCCAATGCGCCTCACGTCCGGTGAAGCGAGCGGGTATATACCGTTATATATGCTCAACGatggaaaaagtttaaaaataattgtaaataggtaccgtagtgttttgttttttttttttttttttttgtaaatagtgcttagtgtgaacattggtgagagcctgtggtgagaaccaacatagaagaaagacattccttttttttaattttaatctgttgtattttgtattattattgtgttttttttggagcaaaggactcgtttccagctcccaataaataaaaaaaaaaaaaaagacattctCATACGTAGTATCTCTTCTTAGTCTGTGACATTCTCTTTGAACTGTTGTTGTTGTTCTAAGTATTGTTTTCAAGATTGAATATAAACGATTTCGGATTTTAGAATCTTTTTTAGGCCTTGCACTTGAAAATAGTCCTCAACAAGACAACAAGTTACAATGAACAACAAAATCAAATATAGTaagaatagtttttaatttataaattcaatatttttgaaGTAAAATGGAAGATATCCAAGACTGTTGCAGGATTTGTTTAGATGTTGAGACAAAACACGTATCAATATTCGAGGACTCTCTGTTGCCACTGCAAATTAAATCATGCCTCCCTATAAGTGTCGAAGAAAGCGATAAATTACCAAAAACAATTTGCGAATCATGCGTCTCGCAGTTGAACGATTTTTACAACTTCCAACTGAACGCGCGGTGTTCAGATGATTGGCTCCAGTCGTCTATACAAAAGTCGGCTAAGAATACACCGGAGAAGTCTGTCATACAGCCCCTGCCAGACTCTGAGTACAACTCCGACTCTCTATTGGAGTTTCTAAACAACACTGCCAATATTGAGGAATACCTAAACAATCTGGGAAAAGAAGACATTCCTTGTATCGTTAATATGTTGGACAAAACCGAATCCAGTGATCCGAGTAGATTAAACATTAAAACAAAGCTACCCAGTCCCAAGAAGAAAACAATGAGCACAATGGCCATGGATATTGACATTTTGGATTCCGACAAACATATAGTCAAGGAGCTTTTAATGAAGGAACCAAAGAAGTTAAAATCGGACAAATTATGTTATGGGTGCAAAACAAAGTTTGATAATGTTGCAAAACTGTCTAAACACATAGGAACTTGTGATGTCGCTGTGAGGACTTGTGTACAGTGCAATAAGGTTTTTGATTCGAAAATTAAGTTAGAGCAACATTCTACGATACATTCTAATTCATCAGAAAAACCTTCATCACTTTTGAGGTGTGTTTTTCTGTGTAAGCAATGTGGGGAGACTTTTGGTAACCATTTCGAGCTACTCAAGCATGCGAAACAACATGTGGTAAAGTCCTATGAAAAGATTTGTGACATTTGCACCCACACATTTATGGGGGATGAGGCACTGGCTAAGCATAGGAAAGAAGACCATGATAAACCTGCTAAAATACTTTACAGGTAAAttgaaaccataaagttaatatacctagcggaatagagcaacaatctcgagctgtctttgaaaataagaaataacttcgttccatttgggtgtcctttgacacctcttaagtattttgtattaaaCTTGAATATACAAATTTCAGATGCAAGGTATGCTGTTATACAACTGTGGATCGTAGACACATGTACCTACATGTGTCCAGGCATGCGCAGGTGAGGGAGCCCAATCGTCATCTATGTGAGACCTGCGGCCAGAGTTTTGCCACCCAAGCAACATTGTTGCGCCACTCTCAGCAACACAGCAAGAAGGGACATCAGTGCAAAGTTTGCAGCAAATTATTCTCAAACAAACAAGTTCATGATAATCATTTATTAGAACATACTGAGATGGTCATGTGTGAAAAATGTGCTGAGAGCGTCCCAAGCTCTGAGTTATCTAAGCATAATTGtgtttaaggttgggttgcaccaactaactttaactataactacagtgcaaaatgtcaaatctttgtttaaagttaaatatgacgtctaagacccaatttcaccaacctctgtttgttaaatcctaacaaggcattagtTAAcagaccttggaaaattaaacagactgttaaaatacttatgtcccacagtaaaaatttaacagcggattagtaaatgcaacgttaagtgaacaacgagtgaacaactatcaatttgttcattcttgttataaggcgacgaaattgcaatgtacaagattaatacgacatgtttgctgcaacatgtcactttcttccatagtagtataatagtagataatgcgaccaaattaaaatatcactgatcgcatacatttattacgctataatagttcttcttaatttaccaggttaataattattatctgtcaaagctgaaaacatgaatcataatacaaacttttatttacatattttggtttggtaattttgatacaagttagtatatttactatgtcaaggaaaatccgaaggctgaatttttgacaaagtgaaaataaataattattcataactacgaaaataattaataataaggacgtagcggaaacatggtggaaagactcaaaagtcaaaacagattcttttattgatattgcataggtattattgtctttgaaagttgttattttgactcatataacagcctgttaaatatttaatggacctccatagcaggaattaaatttaacgccgtgttaggtgatttgacatgacattagcgtatggtggaacgctcgatagctctaacaggccgttaactgatttaacaagccattatttatttaacattgcttgatgaaactgggtctaaggacgccatatttaacctccaCTCATACTTACATATacctgaaaatttactatgttttacagtgttatatttttcctatcGATTTTTAcagataattcaattttttataccctcaatcccgttaaCTGTAGattctattaaaaaaataaacgcaacagacatctgtgaatttatctgtttaaaattaaagctaaaggacgtcatatttgactataaccataactctaactttaactttaaccatgcctctggtgcaacccaacctaaatgtttatattgttaaaatatttttcggcGCCACTTTCACGAATACCTCTGCCcagtaaattgtaatgtatatGTGTGTTATTAGATAatacagaaaaatataataactatagcTGCTGGTGGATAGTTTAATATACACAAATATAcacatgaatttttttttaattgtttttatattttgaccTCAGTATCAAAAATATTACAACACAGTAACTGTGTATCAATACTTCCAGACTGATCTTTTTTTTTGCGGCTTCTACTATGGAACCTCTCGTTCCCCCTTGAAGAAGAAAGCACAATTGCttgtattaatttaattttttacatttgtatTAATTTTCCAGACTCATATTTGAAGGTGTTTGCAATGTACAATAAATGTAATCACTaaaaaatacaatctaaaatatacaaatatatacaaacttaaagtataaagctacaaaaagtttttctttttgtagctTTGTACTTTAAGgcagggattaatctcaatcaaaaacgataaccttggttgtgaccaaagaccaagcgtatacgcatcgcaataagattcattttagcttagcataaaactgtaacaactcTGGCGGATCTTCGCTATTTttcgtgttttttttaaatatctttggaaataaatattaagaaacaaaattgttcggttaaagaagttttaatatagatttactaacaatttattcaaataaaatgtataattatcctagttaatacttatatttcgacgaaatagagttttttcagaggtgagtttgtaaattaattacagccaaagtattacgttttattaaaatgtttatggtttaaggtattttaaatattgtgctttatatctcatattttttaacacttcgttattatattggaactaggtaaaccgggagtcacggaataactaattggggtttatcctcgccttaagtttGTACTTAATTGATTTAAACATGAAATTAATCTTAAACATCATTTAATCTAAAAATCTCTCTGTTAAAAACATCTCTGTTCTAAAATGCACATAAAATAGCTTTAACAATAACAGAACCAGGCTCGATGTCTGAAGTTGAAGAAATCTGTAAATATGATCCTTATTCTATGAGGCAAAAGGTTGTTTAGGTCGTTGAGAATTTTCAGAAGCTTTGGCACGCAGATGCATTTGTGATTCTTTCGAACACCTGCAAAtgagaatcatgataatataatacacaGAAAAGTACCCAAAACTTGGCATTAGTAAATGTGTGACTaaaccacagaaatggatatagttagaacTGCCATGTGTATCATGTACTTCGCGTTCCATTGCGTTCCCAAACGTTGTACAATGTCAaaatttcgaaagtctgttatttagtctgcgctccaccgttatcggaatcgggcgtcaatcggaattctaaaaatgtctaattgtgccGTGTTGGGCTGTAGAAATTCGACTAGAAACGTTGGTGTAAATAGTGGATACGTTTCTTTTCATCGgtaagtaactttattattaaatcatgtgtcctttattttaaaatcaattatttaatgttaatcgtgggtggttgtagtttttaccattaaatctacgtaactgcgtgtgtaccgcatgattcataatacattttcgctttagttagaaaattataaagCCCGTGAGCTGACATGGCGGTTCtaactagatccatttctgtggaCTGTttaagctcgacaaggctttaatgaacgtggcgagaaaaggaactaaacgcttctatcatagaaaaacgtcatttttgacatgtatttgacagttctcctttaccatatGGAGGGAGGTTGGAGGAGAACTCTTGGAGGAGGAGGTCTTATaagggggatatttgaaaaagtgtccagctgtacgcagtaaataacagttgaaaaatcctccaagattggcgctagctgcagcaaagggtatggaatgaatgtagccgttgttgacaaaatataaatggaagttagccgaatagccgagtcacagaattactgggttaataccaatatattttgaaaaatatacttaacttaaatagctgaaataaacgCTGctaaatttaccctgttgctcaccagcaacagggtaaattttaaatcaagggtggcgctacagttagcgccaccctaatttaacgcatttcagcggacattttttacatacagagatagttctcctccatctacactccatacctactttaccacttttaccagcagcgcacccgtcaatgtcacccacgttcatttaaagccttgtcgagctgtaataatatcgttacttatatttttttccagcAGTGCACTTTTAAATACTCAGGGCGTGCCAGTAGCCACATAAGAGTGATAGGACCACACGACAATTACGTTACCGGTCACTAGCTGTTGTATAATCTGTAGTAAAATATgtcatgtatttaaatcaatatctgtatattcccttttctcgatcaaaatatttgaaagtttcaccaaaaatactgacatgcacactaattatgcaccctaaataatgcgaattcagcatactatttaaagttattttcgaaactgttttactgaacgagtatctattattaaaatagtatatctaacaattcctttgttcaacaaacatactacaactttttaaaggaaaaccatcacccaAATTAATTTTAGGAACATTGACATTTATTCtcaataaaacccaatttaatctgttatgttcatataattaagaacacataaaaatcatcaagtgctaatttaacatggactaaactttggcacagtgaatggcaatcagtttataaacaataataataaacaatcggcaaagagcgagtcggattcgcgcacaaagggttccttaccgatatattgcaaaataattaagcctccggcttaggaattgcactttAAGGGTTGACAaactactaaagaaaaaaaaaacaactggcttcaattatgagtcgacggagccccgctacgcggggctcctacttctgggtggttcacaaaaaataaccacgattataaatataataaatttattaactcATACAATTACAGTACCTAGTgaaatttgataatttttcttaatttttatcaagaaactttgaattaagtatatagttttggaatgataaaatctttcaccatatctcatcataattaccaaaaatatttgtcgctaacacagaaatagatcaagatataatatattctgtggtcgctaaagagtaaagagcgagcgcaaaggagtgagtgcggcgttagatgaggaggccccaacatgtttttcagtaaaacagagaaacaaaaagaaaataaagttaggttaaaaatattttagtcgcacgatttgtcaatttttagacttgttttgataatagaaattgattttattgtggtgcacctttcgatatcgtttttagaaattccgttgtaagattgtcaaatttagagtgcaagttagtatttttgataaacaatttaaattttagttttacaaataatatacttaatagatgtacgaaccatatttttggtgtgtattaggttataaaggtcgtctcgttttgtatgatgtttaagttttttttgaaggacatgttcagtaaatcaattgtttttttttgatcagcattagtttttccggtatgcattcagttaattagcggagttaaggtagtgtgctgaaaaattattctgatgtgcatttaataatatcccttaaaatattatgcctctTAATCTCCacaataaggctgcgtttccacctgatatgtgttgcgagggatgtgtttttgagaaccaatagaatcgcttcattgacgtgagcttgccatgacatcgctcagcgcggcgatgctattggatcttaaaaacacatccctcgcaagtcgcaacacatctctggtggaaacgcagcctaagagtccatattttaccgacttccgaccgttcggctgtatgtgtgtgtgtgtgtgtttttatAGAACTATCAAGATACATTATTATAgtcaaactttttgtttacgttTCGAATTAACTAAGTATACCTTCTATGATGATCCTGGCGGCGTCTTTGGGCGTGATCTCCGAGTAGAGCGAGGTGAAGCGATGCGACGGCGGCGGGTAGAGGCCGGTCGAGACAGACGACAAATACACCGAAGTGGTGTGTATGTCCTTCGTCCAGGTGTTCAGACGTAGCTCTTCGCTTATCGAATCCATTAGACCTTGAAAACCGTCGTGATTAGTGGTAAATAAAAGACGGAGAAGTTACAGTTAGTACATGATGGGAAACAAAAATGCTGTGAAGGCTAACCGAATTGACTGCTCCGTGAGGCTAACATTGTCGTGATGCAGAAACAGGAGGGCTACTACGAAACCgatttgagactcaaacaatcggacgagaatgccacgtcctgctctaacaacgtcatttcacgtttgttacagtacgacgcaacattctcgtacgattgtttgagtctcaaaaccgttttgtAGTACGCGCCCTGGATGATTGCCtttcgtctgtaagagcgccAAGTATCACCGGTTCGGGAAATAACCCTTTTGCTCTTGATCCTATTGACCAAGCGTCTTTCGACGTTTCGCATCCggttacttaattaatattatcctaCATACTTGGCGTCATGTGTAGGCTGGCTGAATTAACATTTACCTCTAAGCCCGTGCTTAGTGGCGCTGTAGGTGACGCAGTCAGGTCTAGGTCCGAGGCCGGCGCTGGAGTTGACAGCCACGATGTGCCCGCACCGCCGCTCGATCATGCTCGGCAGGAACGCTTGTATTACCTTTAACATATTTTGTGAATAGCTTGCAAAAAGTTTGACGGAAAGGGGCTCAGGAATGTCATAAGTAAAGGTATAAGTTGGACTACATTAAGATGCAGCAGACGaccgtgtcgtcgcgacacgtcatttctatgtatttcaacgaatgtgtcgctagctgcgtagggtatttcatagaaatgcatactaaccagtagtgtcgctgtcgcttcatgtcgtccgttgccaaccggcaccttaactGTCGCAGC of Aricia agestis chromosome 9, ilAriAges1.1, whole genome shotgun sequence contains these proteins:
- the LOC121730625 gene encoding zinc finger protein 354B-like, which translates into the protein MEDIQDCCRICLDVETKHVSIFEDSLLPLQIKSCLPISVEESDKLPKTICESCVSQLNDFYNFQLNARCSDDWLQSSIQKSAKNTPEKSVIQPLPDSEYNSDSLLEFLNNTANIEEYLNNLGKEDIPCIVNMLDKTESSDPSRLNIKTKLPSPKKKTMSTMAMDIDILDSDKHIVKELLMKEPKKLKSDKLCYGCKTKFDNVAKLSKHIGTCDVAVRTCVQCNKVFDSKIKLEQHSTIHSNSSEKPSSLLRCVFLCKQCGETFGNHFELLKHAKQHVVKSYEKICDICTHTFMGDEALAKHRKEDHDKPAKILYRCKVCCYTTVDRRHMYLHVSRHAQVREPNRHLCETCGQSFATQATLLRHSQQHSKKGHQCKVCSKLFSNKQVHDNHLLEHTEMVMCEKCAESVPSSELSKHNCV